The Anaerolineae bacterium genome window below encodes:
- a CDS encoding carboxypeptidase regulatory-like domain-containing protein — translation MTPLRSLLLMLVSLLGVALLTSGTAAQGPSGSLEVLLASPGQGETFYAAPTGVLTSVPISGRVISYDAPVDLTSVELTLTFIDETGAAVESRVPVGADGYFHIWATINPHNSLPTIEIHEADLCLTCHNFGQIAVPGGTVQLLVHARTPDGLTGSAVRQIRLDRGVFRTLMVQVEGLPEDVQGAQVVASTTIYEWRPRSFYASVLDGRAMVNIEGLSYADLTYQVSLTPVVAGDTRYEAEPQTVVLPAGVSVLSPVTLTARPVRGAVSGWVVDGVSGAGASATILAVDLLTGAARRTMTAEDGAFRLDDLAVSEYALLARSSKGFHLPVRCDLRQAPLQEALIHLTRGGTATLQGTVTLDNQPLPFAQATIPGLATAQADPLSGTFELAAVPAEGMVTVEIAAAGCYGRRLEVQAGDLGSVALTLRPDTTVITRGGSRLYLPEATLATHHDDEITLQQGVLWVSGETGAATQDFVVRIGDYRLLGTGASFAVEAVVGALPRLYVSRGIVTAVHRNGEPVSISAGQALILSGGAARPVVLAPGAGALLRAIGGSVARFELEPPVMDRLVTIAWQVARGIAQLLMLGAYAITFIGMPVLLIGGAAIWLRGRHHHRHHPTDS, via the coding sequence ATGACACCACTACGATCCCTGCTGTTGATGTTGGTGAGTCTGTTAGGTGTGGCGCTGTTGACCAGTGGAACCGCCGCGCAGGGGCCATCGGGAAGCCTGGAGGTTCTACTAGCTTCCCCGGGCCAGGGGGAGACATTCTATGCTGCTCCCACCGGCGTACTGACCAGCGTGCCTATCTCCGGTCGGGTGATCAGCTATGACGCGCCGGTTGACTTGACGAGTGTTGAGTTGACACTGACGTTCATCGATGAGACTGGCGCGGCAGTTGAGAGCCGTGTTCCTGTTGGTGCGGATGGCTACTTTCATATCTGGGCGACGATCAACCCCCATAATTCGCTGCCGACCATCGAAATTCATGAGGCCGATTTGTGTCTGACCTGCCACAATTTTGGCCAGATAGCAGTGCCGGGCGGCACAGTGCAACTACTCGTTCACGCCCGGACGCCCGATGGATTGACCGGCAGCGCTGTTCGCCAGATCAGGCTAGATCGCGGGGTTTTCCGGACCCTGATGGTGCAGGTAGAGGGGTTGCCAGAGGATGTGCAGGGGGCGCAGGTCGTGGCCAGCACAACCATCTATGAGTGGCGGCCACGCTCCTTTTATGCCAGTGTCCTGGATGGCCGGGCGATGGTGAACATTGAAGGGCTATCCTATGCCGACCTGACTTACCAGGTTTCGCTGACGCCGGTGGTTGCCGGTGATACACGTTACGAAGCCGAACCGCAGACTGTAGTGCTGCCTGCTGGTGTATCTGTACTGTCGCCGGTGACGCTGACCGCCCGGCCTGTGCGCGGGGCGGTCAGCGGTTGGGTTGTGGATGGTGTTTCCGGGGCGGGCGCCAGCGCAACCATTCTGGCTGTTGATCTGTTGACCGGCGCCGCCCGGCGTACTATGACCGCTGAGGATGGCGCTTTCCGGCTGGACGATCTGGCGGTCAGCGAGTATGCATTGCTGGCACGGAGTAGCAAGGGTTTTCATCTGCCTGTGCGGTGCGACCTGCGACAGGCACCTTTGCAGGAGGCGCTTATCCATCTGACACGCGGTGGGACGGCAACCCTACAGGGAACCGTCACGCTGGACAACCAACCGCTGCCTTTTGCGCAGGCGACGATTCCTGGCCTGGCAACGGCCCAGGCAGATCCACTTAGCGGCACATTTGAGCTGGCAGCGGTGCCGGCAGAGGGCATGGTGACGGTGGAGATCGCTGCTGCGGGGTGCTATGGCCGGCGGCTGGAGGTGCAAGCGGGTGACCTGGGATCGGTAGCGCTCACTCTCCGCCCAGATACAACGGTGATCACGCGCGGTGGCTCCCGGTTATACCTGCCGGAGGCTACTCTGGCGACGCATCATGATGACGAGATTACTTTGCAGCAGGGCGTGTTGTGGGTGAGCGGAGAAACGGGCGCGGCGACGCAGGATTTTGTCGTGCGCATCGGCGATTACCGGCTGCTTGGCACAGGCGCAAGCTTCGCCGTCGAGGCGGTGGTTGGGGCGCTCCCTCGCTTGTATGTGAGCCGGGGCATCGTGACCGCTGTCCATCGGAATGGGGAGCCGGTTAGTATTTCTGCTGGGCAAGCGCTGATTTTGAGCGGCGGAGCGGCCCGTCCGGTGGTTCTGGCGCCGGGAGCTGGGGCGCTCCTGCGGGCGATCGGGGGCAGCGTGGCCCGTTTTGAGCTGGAACCACCAGTCATGGATCGGCTGGTGACGATCGCTTGGCAGGTTGCCAGGGGTATCGCGCAGCTTCTGATGCTGGGGGCCTATGCTATTACATTTATCGGTATGCCGGTGTTGTTGATCGGGGGCGCAGCTATCTGGTTGCGTGGTCGCCACCATCACCGCCATCACCCGACGGACAGCTAG